Proteins encoded together in one Stigmatella aurantiaca window:
- a CDS encoding AAA family ATPase, with translation MGIRLLKLLVTGTNKPPAVLNFNGALHLVFGPTDTGKSYTLDCLKYALGGSGRPKDIGHSSGYTSVALQFKSDTNVDYTVFRSVVSDESILYEGLHEIPPSIDIPPIKPGIPELLTSLSGARDKKIITGKGAIGNLTAGDLRYFSMFDEMKTLGDIPLVGKDRKLQTRYRSALSLILSGTDDSTTTLPTSTKDNTIARGQVQALDEEIKSLRSGLPKDAAKPDLQEQLSRIDSQLLEMSKYLQVNSTQLQSLKETRQEIQSKIRDLNTRRSAATEAKDRFMLLDHKYHSDLERLHTLKTAASVFASYEARPCPLCHTDISHQTRHAELAETETQTVSTASIAEMAKIESLRAGLAQAIKDLDEELGQTASELTILHSQDSENLSQQSALLAPTSSTIKTGISALSEQRTELSLAIRDIERIEQLEKRRGEFALRTKRQTQKIERNVASDAQAICTRILHLLRSWAVPDVESVHLDLDDADIKINHRQRISYGKGKRGIFLAAYAVALMENALARKHPHLGCVAIDSPLVTYKDPKYGDSEDALDDAVKDKFFDWLANRQEHGQVIILENEEPNAILLSRIPHTEFVGKYGAKGRKGFIPIA, from the coding sequence ATGGGCATTCGACTGTTGAAACTGCTCGTAACTGGAACAAATAAGCCTCCAGCAGTTCTGAACTTTAACGGCGCGTTGCATCTGGTATTTGGTCCCACCGACACAGGCAAGTCCTATACGCTTGATTGCCTAAAATACGCCCTAGGCGGCAGCGGCAGACCCAAGGACATTGGACATTCCAGCGGATACACCTCCGTAGCCCTACAGTTTAAATCGGACACAAACGTCGATTACACAGTCTTCAGGAGTGTGGTCTCTGACGAGTCCATTTTATACGAAGGACTGCACGAAATTCCTCCATCAATAGACATCCCCCCTATCAAACCTGGCATTCCAGAACTGCTCACCAGCCTTAGTGGCGCACGCGACAAAAAAATCATAACCGGGAAGGGTGCGATCGGAAATCTCACCGCTGGCGATTTGCGGTATTTCAGCATGTTCGACGAAATGAAAACCTTGGGAGACATTCCCTTGGTTGGGAAAGACAGGAAACTTCAAACCCGGTACCGCTCTGCACTCAGCCTTATACTTTCTGGCACCGACGACTCCACAACAACTTTGCCGACCTCAACCAAGGATAACACTATTGCAAGAGGCCAGGTTCAAGCCCTTGATGAGGAAATAAAATCTCTACGTAGTGGCCTTCCGAAGGATGCAGCCAAGCCCGACTTGCAGGAACAACTCAGCCGCATTGACTCTCAATTATTGGAGATGAGCAAATACCTCCAAGTCAATTCAACCCAGCTTCAGTCTCTCAAGGAGACACGCCAAGAAATTCAATCCAAAATCCGCGACTTAAACACTCGCCGTTCGGCAGCAACAGAAGCGAAGGATCGCTTCATGCTGCTGGATCATAAATATCACAGCGACCTTGAGAGGCTTCATACCCTCAAGACAGCGGCCTCTGTTTTTGCCAGTTATGAAGCAAGGCCGTGCCCGCTATGCCACACTGACATCTCCCATCAAACACGGCACGCTGAACTCGCTGAGACAGAAACCCAGACAGTTTCAACGGCATCTATTGCCGAGATGGCGAAGATCGAGTCGCTCAGGGCGGGTCTTGCTCAGGCAATAAAAGATCTCGATGAGGAGTTGGGACAGACGGCATCCGAACTCACCATCCTCCATTCACAAGACAGCGAAAACCTCTCCCAACAATCAGCTCTCTTGGCACCTACTTCAAGCACGATAAAGACTGGCATTTCAGCCCTATCGGAGCAACGAACAGAGCTTAGCCTAGCCATTCGTGACATTGAGCGCATCGAGCAACTAGAAAAGCGCAGAGGCGAGTTCGCACTGCGAACAAAGCGACAAACCCAGAAGATTGAGCGCAATGTAGCGAGCGATGCACAAGCAATATGTACCCGAATCCTCCATTTACTTCGCTCGTGGGCTGTGCCGGATGTCGAGAGTGTACATCTCGACCTCGACGATGCTGACATCAAGATAAACCATCGCCAGCGAATATCTTACGGGAAGGGAAAGAGGGGAATCTTTTTAGCAGCATACGCTGTCGCACTCATGGAGAATGCCCTCGCGCGAAAACACCCCCACCTGGGTTGCGTAGCTATAGACTCTCCGTTAGTAACCTATAAAGATCCCAAATACGGCGATTCCGAAGATGCACTGGATGATGCCGTAAAAGACAAATTCTTTGATTGGCTCGCCAATCGTCAAGAGCACGGCCAAGTCATCATTCTCGAAAACGAAGAACCAAACGCCATACTACTAAGTCGTATTCCTCACACTGAATTCGTGGGCAAGTATGGAGCAAAGGGACGCAAAGGATTTATTCCTATTGCGTAG
- a CDS encoding ABC-three component system middle component 2: MVFLLLAIYPRKADLQRLIYLDYAAIYSEDIGGPLSLHTPVPLRGAEYLSRRELIERGLYLMSTRGFVDINATEEGIYYSAGENASSLVGLIGGSYSTRLQERCRWVAKNFMNLDDEALSTTFDQRGLYWGAQLVPFGDEQRGTGLD; encoded by the coding sequence ATGGTCTTCTTGCTTCTGGCTATTTATCCGCGAAAGGCGGATCTACAGCGGCTTATCTACCTCGACTACGCTGCTATTTATTCTGAAGATATTGGGGGACCACTAAGCCTGCATACTCCAGTCCCACTTCGTGGTGCCGAATACTTATCTAGGCGCGAGCTCATAGAGCGTGGCCTCTACTTGATGTCAACTCGTGGATTTGTAGACATCAACGCTACCGAAGAAGGCATTTACTACAGCGCAGGCGAAAACGCGTCATCACTTGTCGGCCTAATCGGCGGTAGTTACTCAACGCGATTACAGGAGCGATGCCGCTGGGTTGCTAAAAACTTCATGAATCTTGATGATGAAGCCTTGAGTACAACATTCGACCAACGTGGTCTTTACTGGGGGGCTCAGCTTGTACCCTTTGGTGACGAACAGCGCGGAACAGGGTTGGACTAA
- a CDS encoding ABC-three component system protein, with translation MALNEDEWEEFIKACAEQLRTEGKYVLVKHLGGAGDKGRDIGGYSQIQALEDTWDLYQAKCYARPLTPSEFAPELAKFLTNVWNKSYARPRNYFLCASRGAGTSLFDLLTNPGELGPWISKQWKDKNGDFGSFKQALSPELEAFISAFPFHIVKETTSSTLLEIHSRNHTRHWEKFGTLPNRGPNPDIPSRPTIEEQTYVRALLKVYAEEVGTAVSDISAIPLKHQKHFSAQRRVFYSAEGLSRFSRDKLPGAFGALLDEIETGIGPVLYAPYPSGMNRLTETMKLAPSLKIEANALKSRLQAADLPGACHHLANQSRITWTDDEPDTSAF, from the coding sequence TTGGCGCTCAACGAAGACGAGTGGGAGGAGTTCATCAAGGCATGCGCTGAGCAACTCCGAACCGAGGGAAAATATGTGCTGGTCAAACACCTCGGCGGCGCGGGAGACAAAGGGCGAGACATTGGGGGGTACAGCCAAATTCAAGCACTTGAAGACACTTGGGACCTATATCAGGCCAAGTGCTATGCCAGACCGCTTACCCCCAGCGAGTTCGCACCAGAGCTAGCCAAGTTTCTGACCAATGTTTGGAACAAGTCCTATGCCCGACCTCGCAACTACTTCCTGTGCGCAAGCCGCGGCGCAGGAACCTCCCTTTTCGACTTACTTACAAATCCTGGAGAACTGGGGCCCTGGATATCCAAGCAATGGAAGGACAAAAACGGGGACTTCGGAAGCTTCAAGCAGGCACTATCTCCTGAACTCGAAGCCTTCATTAGTGCATTCCCGTTTCACATCGTCAAAGAGACAACCTCAAGCACTCTGTTGGAGATTCATTCACGCAACCACACACGACACTGGGAGAAGTTTGGGACACTTCCTAATCGTGGCCCGAACCCAGATATCCCCTCAAGACCAACCATTGAGGAACAGACTTATGTTAGAGCCCTTCTTAAGGTCTACGCTGAAGAGGTCGGCACTGCGGTTTCTGACATATCGGCAATTCCGCTCAAGCATCAAAAGCACTTCAGTGCGCAGAGGAGGGTATTCTACTCCGCTGAAGGGTTAAGCCGATTCAGCCGAGACAAGTTGCCCGGCGCTTTCGGTGCCCTCCTCGATGAAATTGAAACAGGCATTGGACCGGTGCTGTACGCGCCATATCCCAGCGGCATGAATCGACTTACCGAGACGATGAAACTAGCGCCATCCCTGAAGATTGAAGCCAATGCCCTGAAAAGCAGACTGCAAGCTGCTGATCTTCCAGGCGCTTGTCATCATTTGGCTAACCAGAGCCGCATCACCTGGACTGACGATGAGCCAGACACCTCTGCTTTTTAA
- a CDS encoding M20 family metallopeptidase encodes MNHSAALQSSESIWEKEILPQLERYIRIPNKSPAFDPNWVAAGHMEEAVKLIASWAETQTAHIPGLKVEVVRLKNDKGEPRTPVIFMEIPGEGKDTVLLYGHLDKQPEMTGWRQGLEPWKPVREGDKLYGRGGADDGYSAFASLAAIRLLREQKLPHSRCVVLIEACEESGSYDLPAYIEALAPRIGQPSLVVCLDSGCANYDQLWMTTSLRGLVAGNLRVDILTEGVHSGDASGVVPSSYRILRQLLDRVDDVATGRVRVEGLHVQIPAGRQEQARAVAQVLGQEVYSRFPWVEGARPVTNDGTELILNRTWRPALSVTGVEGMPPLGSAGNVLRPYTSVKLSMRIPPRLDAVAATKALKETLESNPPYGARVTFEGEKASAGWDAPALAPWLEKATAEASQAFFGKPFMAMGEGGTIPFMEMLGKRFPEAQFLITGVLGPNSNAHGPNEFLHIPTGKKLTAAVASVVATHFNR; translated from the coding sequence ATGAACCACTCCGCCGCCCTGCAGTCGTCCGAGAGCATCTGGGAGAAGGAGATTCTCCCCCAGCTCGAGCGTTACATCCGCATCCCCAACAAGTCGCCCGCCTTCGATCCCAACTGGGTGGCGGCGGGCCACATGGAGGAGGCGGTGAAGCTCATCGCCTCCTGGGCCGAGACGCAGACGGCCCACATTCCCGGGCTCAAGGTGGAGGTGGTGCGCCTGAAGAACGACAAGGGCGAGCCGCGCACGCCCGTCATCTTCATGGAGATTCCGGGCGAGGGGAAGGACACCGTCCTGCTCTACGGCCACCTCGACAAGCAGCCGGAGATGACGGGCTGGCGCCAGGGGCTGGAGCCCTGGAAGCCGGTGCGCGAGGGCGACAAGCTCTACGGGCGCGGCGGCGCGGATGACGGGTACTCGGCCTTCGCCTCGCTGGCGGCCATCCGCCTGCTGCGCGAGCAGAAGCTGCCCCACTCGCGCTGTGTCGTCCTCATCGAGGCGTGCGAGGAGAGCGGCTCCTACGACTTGCCTGCCTACATCGAGGCGCTGGCGCCGCGCATTGGCCAGCCGTCGCTGGTGGTGTGCCTGGACTCGGGGTGCGCCAACTACGACCAGCTCTGGATGACCACGAGCCTGCGCGGCCTCGTGGCGGGCAACCTGCGCGTGGACATCCTCACCGAGGGCGTGCACTCGGGCGATGCGAGCGGCGTGGTGCCCTCCTCCTACCGCATCCTGCGGCAGCTGCTGGACCGGGTGGATGACGTGGCCACCGGGCGCGTGCGCGTCGAGGGGCTGCACGTGCAGATTCCCGCGGGCCGCCAGGAGCAGGCCCGGGCGGTGGCGCAGGTGCTCGGCCAGGAGGTGTACAGCCGCTTCCCGTGGGTGGAGGGGGCGCGGCCGGTAACGAACGATGGGACGGAGCTCATCCTCAACCGCACCTGGCGCCCGGCGCTGTCGGTGACGGGGGTGGAGGGCATGCCGCCGCTGGGCAGCGCGGGCAACGTGCTGCGGCCGTACACCTCGGTGAAGCTGAGCATGCGCATTCCGCCGCGCCTGGACGCGGTAGCCGCCACGAAGGCGCTCAAGGAGACGCTGGAGAGCAACCCGCCGTACGGCGCGCGCGTTACCTTCGAGGGCGAGAAGGCCAGCGCGGGCTGGGATGCCCCGGCCCTGGCGCCCTGGCTGGAGAAGGCCACGGCCGAGGCGAGCCAGGCCTTCTTCGGCAAGCCCTTCATGGCCATGGGCGAGGGCGGCACCATCCCGTTCATGGAGATGCTGGGCAAGCGCTTCCCGGAGGCGCAATTCCTCATCACCGGTGTGCTGGGCCCCAACTCCAACGCCCACGGGCCCAACGAGTTCCTGCACATCCCCACCGGCAAGAAGCTCACCGCGGCCGTGGCCAGCGTCGTGGCCACCCACTTCAACCGGTAG
- a CDS encoding long-chain fatty acid--CoA ligase, with protein sequence MLAGRMMDFPLTLTHLLERARTFHGRSEIVSRRPDRSFHRYTYADFYRRSCQLAHALRRLGVQPGDRVASLCWNHHQHLELYFAVPTMGAVLHTLNLRLAPKDLGYIANHAKDRVLVVDRTLLPLLEKFVKDVPSLEHIIVIPDDGPAPEGRLDYEQWLAAEPHTFDFPELEERSAAMLCYTSGTTGDPKGVLFSHRSIVLHTLVSCMGEILGPLPRDVVLPVVPMFHAAAWGLPFDALITGAKLVFPGPHMDPVSLLDLMAQERVTLAGGVPTIWLGILALLDQEPKRWDLSAIRAMLIGGSAAPASLIGGFLKRHGLRVTHAWGMTELNPVGTMARLKQHQEGLDEEAQLEVRASQGYPLPFVEQRHVSDTGEVLPWDGKTMGELEVRGPWVASSYYGDEGADRFTQDGWFKTGDVVTIDAEGYLRITDRSKDVIKSGGEWISSVALENALMAHPAVLEAAVFAARHPKWDERPLAAVVFKPGQRATAEELAGYLQQHFVKWWLPEDYLFVPQIPRTSTGKFLKTKLREEFGEHLMKRG encoded by the coding sequence ATGCTCGCTGGCCGGATGATGGATTTTCCGCTGACCCTGACCCACCTGCTGGAACGAGCCCGGACCTTCCATGGCCGCTCCGAGATCGTCTCCCGCCGGCCGGACCGCTCCTTCCACCGCTATACCTACGCGGACTTCTACCGGCGCTCCTGTCAGCTCGCCCATGCCCTGCGGCGGCTGGGCGTCCAGCCGGGGGACCGCGTGGCCTCGCTGTGCTGGAACCACCACCAGCACCTGGAGCTGTACTTCGCCGTGCCCACCATGGGCGCGGTGCTCCACACGCTCAACCTGCGCCTGGCCCCCAAGGACCTGGGCTACATCGCGAACCATGCGAAGGACCGCGTCCTCGTGGTGGACCGCACGCTCCTGCCCCTGCTCGAGAAGTTCGTGAAGGACGTCCCGTCCCTGGAGCACATCATCGTCATCCCGGACGATGGCCCGGCCCCCGAAGGGCGGCTCGACTATGAGCAGTGGCTGGCCGCCGAGCCCCACACGTTCGACTTCCCCGAGCTGGAGGAACGGAGCGCGGCGATGCTCTGCTACACCTCCGGCACCACGGGCGACCCCAAGGGGGTGCTCTTCAGCCATCGCTCCATCGTCCTGCACACGCTGGTCTCCTGCATGGGCGAGATTTTGGGCCCGCTGCCCCGGGATGTGGTGCTGCCGGTGGTGCCCATGTTCCACGCGGCCGCCTGGGGCCTGCCCTTCGATGCCCTCATCACCGGGGCGAAGCTCGTCTTCCCGGGTCCGCACATGGACCCGGTGTCCCTGCTGGACCTGATGGCCCAGGAGCGCGTCACCCTGGCCGGCGGGGTGCCCACCATCTGGCTGGGCATCCTCGCCCTCCTGGACCAGGAGCCGAAGCGGTGGGACCTGAGCGCCATCCGCGCCATGCTCATCGGCGGCTCGGCGGCCCCCGCCTCGCTCATCGGCGGCTTCCTGAAGCGGCACGGCCTGCGGGTGACCCATGCCTGGGGGATGACGGAGCTCAACCCCGTGGGAACGATGGCCCGGCTGAAGCAGCACCAGGAGGGCCTGGACGAAGAGGCCCAGCTCGAGGTGCGCGCCTCCCAGGGCTACCCCCTGCCCTTCGTCGAGCAGCGCCACGTGAGCGACACGGGCGAGGTGCTGCCCTGGGACGGCAAGACCATGGGCGAGTTGGAGGTGCGCGGCCCGTGGGTGGCCAGCTCCTATTATGGAGACGAGGGCGCGGACCGCTTCACCCAGGATGGCTGGTTCAAGACGGGAGACGTCGTCACCATCGATGCCGAGGGGTACCTGCGCATCACCGACCGGTCCAAGGACGTCATCAAGTCCGGCGGGGAGTGGATCAGCTCCGTGGCGCTGGAGAACGCCCTGATGGCCCACCCCGCGGTGCTGGAGGCGGCGGTGTTCGCCGCGCGCCACCCCAAGTGGGACGAACGGCCGCTGGCGGCGGTGGTGTTCAAGCCGGGGCAGCGCGCGACGGCGGAGGAGCTGGCCGGGTACCTGCAGCAGCACTTCGTCAAGTGGTGGCTCCCGGAGGACTACCTCTTCGTGCCCCAGATTCCGCGCACCTCCACGGGCAAGTTCCTCAAGACGAAGCTGCGCGAGGAGTTCGGCGAACACCTGATGAAGCGGGGGTGA
- a CDS encoding amidohydrolase, translating into MPGARAGAAEPPDMAQRVTQGLQGLYPELDALYRQLHQTPELSTQEEKTAAKMAERLRALGFTVTQKVGGHGVVGVLRNGPGPTVMLRTDLDGLPVEEKTGLPYASKATAKDASGQSVPVMHACGHDVHMTVWVGTATLLARAKDQWRGTLVMVGQPAEEQGMGARAMLADGLFQRFPKPDFALAVHDSATAAAGTVEFVPEYAMASVDSVDVTLYGKGGHGAYPHLTVDPILLAARTVTAFQAIVSRERDPLEPAVLTVGSIHGGTKHNIIPDEVKLQLTVRSYKPQVRQRILSAIERIAKAESEAAGSPRAPSISVTEGTPALYNDPALLKRVQDALVRALGAPNVRVGRPTMGGEDFAEYGRAGVPSVLLWVGAVEPSKHQEAQKSGTALPSLHSGLFAPDRERTLRTGVTTLTHAALEVLGRPTP; encoded by the coding sequence ATGCCCGGTGCGCGCGCCGGCGCGGCGGAACCCCCGGACATGGCTCAGCGCGTTACCCAGGGGCTCCAGGGCCTCTACCCGGAGCTGGATGCGCTCTACCGGCAGCTTCACCAGACGCCGGAGCTGTCCACCCAGGAGGAGAAGACGGCGGCGAAGATGGCCGAGCGCCTGCGCGCGCTGGGCTTCACGGTGACGCAGAAGGTGGGCGGGCACGGGGTGGTGGGCGTGCTGCGTAATGGCCCGGGCCCCACGGTGATGTTGCGCACGGACCTGGACGGGCTGCCCGTGGAGGAGAAGACGGGCCTGCCCTATGCGAGCAAGGCCACGGCGAAGGATGCGTCGGGCCAGAGCGTGCCGGTGATGCATGCCTGTGGCCATGACGTGCACATGACGGTGTGGGTGGGCACGGCCACGCTGCTGGCGCGCGCCAAGGACCAGTGGCGGGGCACGCTGGTGATGGTGGGCCAGCCCGCCGAGGAGCAGGGCATGGGGGCCCGCGCCATGCTGGCCGATGGCCTCTTCCAGCGCTTTCCCAAGCCGGACTTCGCCCTGGCCGTCCACGACTCGGCCACCGCCGCGGCGGGCACGGTGGAGTTCGTGCCCGAGTATGCGATGGCCAGCGTGGACTCCGTGGATGTCACCCTCTATGGCAAGGGCGGGCACGGGGCGTATCCGCACCTCACCGTGGACCCCATCCTCCTGGCGGCCCGGACCGTGACGGCCTTCCAGGCCATCGTGAGCCGCGAGCGGGATCCGCTGGAGCCCGCCGTCCTCACCGTGGGCTCCATCCACGGGGGCACCAAGCACAACATCATCCCCGACGAGGTGAAGCTCCAGCTCACCGTGCGCTCCTACAAGCCCCAGGTCCGCCAGCGCATCCTCTCCGCCATCGAGCGCATCGCGAAGGCCGAGTCCGAGGCGGCTGGCTCCCCCCGCGCCCCCAGCATCTCCGTCACGGAAGGCACGCCTGCCCTCTACAATGACCCCGCGCTCCTGAAGCGCGTCCAGGACGCGCTGGTGCGCGCGCTGGGCGCCCCCAATGTCCGCGTGGGCCGGCCCACCATGGGTGGGGAGGACTTCGCCGAGTATGGCCGCGCGGGCGTTCCCTCCGTGCTCCTCTGGGTGGGCGCCGTGGAGCCCTCGAAGCACCAGGAGGCCCAGAAGTCCGGCACGGCGCTGCCCTCGCTCCACTCGGGCCTGTTCGCCCCGGACCGCGAGCGGACCCTGCGCACCGGTGTCACCACATTGACCCACGCGGCGCTGGAAGTGCTCGGTCGGCCAACTCCCTGA
- the pgm gene encoding phosphoglucomutase (alpha-D-glucose-1,6-bisphosphate-dependent) — MPHPLAGKPPPDSVLIQPEALRGQYYSEQPDVRVPEQRVAFGTSGHRGSSARRSFNEAHILAVTQAVCEYRQQQKIDGPLFLGMDTHALSEPAQRSALEVLAAHGVEVRYTERATPTPVISHAILTYNRGRSTGLADGIVITPSHNPPEDGGIKYNPPNGGPADTNITAWVEKRANELLGTGNAGVKRTPYERARAASHLRAYDFITPYVEDLGNVVEMDVIRGAKLSIGADPLGGSNVDYWKPIAQRYGLNIQVVNETVDPTFRFMPLDHDGKIRMDCSSPFAMANLVSLKDRYDIAFGNDTDSDRHGIVTRSAGLMNPNHYLAVAISYLFRNRPGWKAEAAVGKTLVSSSMIDRVAKDIGRRVVEVPVGFKWFVDGLLDGSLGFGGEESAGASFLRKDGTVWSTDKDGIILDLLAVEILARTGKDPGAHYAELTARFGAPRYTRIDQPATSAQKAILKKLSPEAVKATTLAGEPITARLTRAPGNNAELGGLKVVAENGWFAARPSGTEDLYKIYAESFRDQAHLDAVVEEARAMVGEAFSRA; from the coding sequence GTGCCCCATCCTCTTGCCGGTAAGCCCCCTCCCGACTCTGTCCTCATCCAGCCCGAGGCCCTCCGTGGGCAGTACTACTCGGAGCAGCCCGATGTGCGTGTCCCCGAGCAGCGGGTCGCCTTTGGAACGTCCGGCCACCGCGGCTCGTCCGCGCGGCGGAGCTTCAACGAGGCGCACATCCTGGCGGTGACCCAGGCCGTCTGCGAGTACCGCCAGCAGCAGAAGATCGACGGCCCCCTGTTCCTGGGCATGGACACGCATGCGCTGTCCGAGCCCGCCCAGCGCTCCGCCCTGGAGGTGCTGGCCGCCCACGGCGTGGAGGTGCGCTACACCGAGCGCGCCACGCCCACCCCCGTCATCTCGCACGCCATCCTCACGTACAACCGGGGGCGGAGCACGGGGCTCGCGGACGGCATCGTCATCACCCCCTCGCACAACCCTCCGGAGGATGGCGGCATCAAGTACAACCCGCCCAACGGCGGCCCCGCCGACACGAACATCACCGCCTGGGTCGAGAAGCGCGCCAACGAGCTGCTCGGCACCGGCAACGCCGGGGTGAAGCGGACGCCCTATGAGCGCGCCCGGGCCGCCTCTCACCTGCGGGCGTATGACTTCATCACCCCGTACGTCGAGGACCTCGGCAACGTGGTGGAGATGGACGTCATCCGGGGGGCGAAGCTTTCCATCGGCGCCGACCCGCTGGGCGGCTCGAACGTGGACTACTGGAAGCCCATCGCGCAGCGCTACGGGCTGAACATCCAGGTCGTCAACGAGACGGTGGACCCCACCTTCCGGTTCATGCCGCTGGACCATGACGGGAAGATCCGCATGGACTGCTCGTCGCCGTTCGCCATGGCGAACCTGGTGTCGCTCAAGGATCGCTACGACATCGCCTTCGGCAACGACACCGACTCGGACCGGCATGGCATCGTCACGCGCTCGGCCGGGTTGATGAACCCCAACCACTACCTGGCGGTGGCCATCTCCTACCTGTTCCGCAACCGCCCGGGCTGGAAGGCCGAGGCGGCCGTGGGCAAGACGCTGGTGAGCAGCAGCATGATCGACCGCGTGGCGAAGGACATCGGCCGCCGCGTCGTCGAGGTGCCCGTGGGCTTCAAGTGGTTCGTGGACGGACTGCTCGACGGCTCCCTGGGCTTCGGCGGTGAGGAGAGCGCTGGCGCGTCGTTCCTCCGCAAGGACGGGACGGTGTGGTCCACGGACAAGGACGGCATCATCCTGGACCTGCTCGCCGTCGAGATTCTCGCGCGGACGGGCAAGGACCCGGGGGCCCACTACGCGGAGCTCACCGCGCGGTTTGGGGCCCCGCGCTACACGCGCATCGATCAGCCCGCCACCTCGGCCCAGAAGGCCATCCTCAAGAAGCTCTCCCCGGAGGCCGTGAAGGCGACGACCCTGGCCGGAGAGCCCATCACCGCCCGCCTGACGCGGGCGCCGGGCAACAACGCGGAGCTGGGCGGGCTCAAGGTGGTGGCAGAGAACGGCTGGTTCGCCGCGCGGCCCTCCGGCACCGAGGACCTCTACAAGATCTACGCGGAGAGCTTCCGCGACCAGGCGCACCTGGACGCGGTGGTGGAGGAGGCGCGCGCCATGGTGGGCGAAGCCTTCTCGCGCGCCTAG
- a CDS encoding GNAT family N-acetyltransferase, which produces MAITVRPAVPADAPALGRMGAQLAQQHHGFDAQRFMLPEDIESGYRWWLSKELKQKDAVVVVAEQDGQVVGYAYGRVEERDWNALRDSCGVLHDLWVEASARGSGTGAQLAEEVVRRLKALGVPRVVLMAAAKNEVAQRLFTRLGWRPTMVEMTRET; this is translated from the coding sequence ATGGCCATCACCGTCCGTCCCGCCGTTCCGGCAGATGCACCCGCGCTGGGCCGCATGGGCGCCCAGCTCGCCCAGCAGCACCATGGCTTCGATGCCCAGCGCTTCATGCTGCCCGAGGACATCGAGTCCGGGTACCGCTGGTGGCTGAGCAAGGAGCTGAAGCAGAAGGACGCGGTGGTGGTGGTGGCGGAGCAGGACGGCCAGGTGGTGGGCTACGCCTATGGCCGGGTCGAGGAGCGCGACTGGAACGCGCTGCGGGACTCCTGCGGCGTGCTGCATGACCTCTGGGTGGAGGCCTCGGCGCGCGGCAGCGGCACCGGCGCCCAGCTCGCCGAGGAGGTGGTCCGGCGGCTCAAGGCGCTCGGCGTTCCCCGGGTCGTGCTGATGGCCGCCGCGAAGAACGAGGTGGCCCAGCGGCTCTTCACCCGCCTGGGCTGGCGCCCCACCATGGTGGAGATGACGCGGGAGACCTGA